One part of the Rutidosis leptorrhynchoides isolate AG116_Rl617_1_P2 chromosome 1, CSIRO_AGI_Rlap_v1, whole genome shotgun sequence genome encodes these proteins:
- the LOC139885783 gene encoding uncharacterized protein, producing MEEFIRNQTFAIHAVAGAGALTLGTAATYPFETIKTLIQVGSGPDKQLTAAQVFDRVRKLSGNLGLYSGFGWLALGRIFGVGARFGTYELLTAFYKDGRKDNYVYVSEALMAGIASGAIESIMSSPFELFTIRAQVTSASRVSKSSTALQKTTSVSSNSVAKLLRGYSPDVKALNHSVGLLSTLNTNNKNLTSSLKEYPWMMTGTGRAPPVYNVRAPADVISLEGWGALWRGMRSGLARDSIFGGVFFSTWQFLHRAMLDWKAVGMDPIPSSDEDVGPLHPLAVSLAAGFSGSVAAAASHSFDTAKCRSQCLVLPKYITMERKFLRWTLPGKRFERLTGIHPRDRNILFRGIWLRMARSGVASFIFVGSYFFAIDHLVSR from the exons ATGGAAGAATTCATAAGGAATCAAACATTTGCAATACACGCAGTTGCAGGTGCAGGAGCCCTAACATTAGGCACTGCTGCCACTTACCCTTTTGAAacaattaaaaccctaattcaG GTTGGATCAGGCCCTGATAAACAGTTGACTGCAGCTCAGGTGTTCGATAGAGTTCGTAAATTATCCGGAAATTTAG GATTGTACAGTGGTTTTGGTTGGCTGGCTTTAGGAAGAATATTTGGTGTTGGAGCACGTTTTGGTACCTACGAATTGTTAACAGCTTTTTATAAAG ATGGACGTAAAGATAATTACGTGTACGTCTCAGAGGCTTTAATGGCCGGAATCGCATCGGGTGCTATCGAATCAATTATGAGTTCTCCATTTGAACTTTTTACAATTCGTGCACAAGTGACATCAGCTTCTCGTGTTTCAAAATCTTCAACTGCATTACAAAAAACAACGTCTGTATCATCCAATTCGGTTGCAAAATTACTACGCGGATATAGTCCAGACGTTAAGGCGTTGAATCATTCTGTTGGTCTATTGTCCACcctaaatactaataataagaacttGACTAGCTCATTGAAAGAGTACCCGTGGATGATGACTGGGACCGGGCGGGCCCCACCCGTGTATAATGTTAGGGCCCCTGCTGATGTCATATCTCTAGAAGGATGGGGTGCCTTGTGGAGGGGTATGCGATCAGGGTTAGCTCGCGATTCCATTTTTGGTGGTGTGTTTTTTTCAACCTGGCAATTTTTGCATCGTGCGATGCTGGATTGGAAGGCGGTTGGAATGGACCCGATTCCTAG tTCTGATGAAGATGTTGGCCCATTACACCCTTTAGCTGTTAGTCTGGCAGCTGGATTTTCAGGCTCGGTTGCTGCTGCAGCGTCTCATTCTTTTGACACTGCCAAATGTCGATCACAATGTCTTGTGCTACCAAAG TATATTACCATGGAGAGGAAGTTTTTGAGGTGGACTTTGCCGGGAAAGAGGTTCGAGCGACTTACAGGCATCCATCCTCGAGATAGAAATATACTTTTTCGTGGCATTTGGTTGCGAATGGCTCGCAGTGGAGTTGCATCATTTATTTTTGTAGGTAGTTACTTTTTTGCGATTGATCACCTAGTTTCAAGGTGA
- the LOC139849821 gene encoding uncharacterized protein, whose protein sequence is MTDQNVMKKRNPHSIKNPTEALKLKSKNQKGILFKVDFEKAFDCLNWKFLEDVMSCMGFGNKWRKWILSCLESASISILVNGSPTNEFQLGIEVGNERVQVIHLQYADDTIFLGEWSRENARSLQNLLKCFEWASGLKVNFHKSYMYGIGVEQNDLATLANSFGCQMGCLPFKYLGLTIGSKMNKQTDWKPVVDKIKSRLSDWKMRTMRVFFWGGSGSDSKMSWVKWDRVISSYEGGGLNIGIYGPNGGLDLENDAIHSLKPSTWRNILLAGYEIEEKGVQFRNSLVKSVGNGRCTSFWEDVWLGGNKLLLFPRLYRLEQNQDARVADRILMYNDTWNANWQWQRNPSGRTCGELSSLSNLLNSFNFNCGNIDTWIWSMSSNGKFTVKSLASALDEVVLSGNNNYEETMRNNLIPKKLEIFVWRVTQKRLPVRIELDKRGIHLHTVRCPLCDDDLETVEHSLLFCNNAMEVWNRVYSSWGLGNMNNLSINEILRGKASSASMSCFGSKVWQAVEWVAAYFIWKNRNNMVFRGNK, encoded by the exons ATGACGGATCAAAATGTGATGAAAAAGAGAAATCCTCATTCGATCAAAAACCCCACTGAGGCCCTCAAATTGAAG TCTAAAAATCAAAAAGGCATTCTctttaaagttgattttgagaAGGCGTTCGATTGCCTCAATTGGAAGTTTTTAGAGGACGTGATGAGTTGTATGGGGTTCGGGAACAAGTGGAGAAAATGGATCCTCTCATGTTTAGAATCGGCATCCATCTCTATTCTAGTAAACGGGTCCCCGACTAACGAATTCCAACTTG GCATTGAAGTGGGTAATGAAAGAGTTCAAGTCATACACCTTCAATATGCTGATGACACCATCTTTCTTGGTGAATGGAGCCGAGAGAATGCTCGTAGCCTTCAAAATCTTCTTAAGTGCTTCGAATGGGCGTCAGGTTTAAAAGTCAATTTTCACAAAAGCTATATGTACGGTATTGGTGTTGAGCAGAATGATCTTGCCACGTTGGCTAATAGTTTTGGATGCCAAATGGGGTGTTTACCGTTTAAATATCTCGGGTTAACCATCGGGTCTAAAATGAATAAACAAACTGATTGGAAACCGGTTGTTGATAAAATAAAATCTAGACTTTCGGATTGGAAAATGCGGACGAT GCGTGTGTTTTTTTGGGGAGGGTCGGGTTCGGACTCTAAAATGTCGTGGGTTAAATGGGATCGTGTGATTTCTTCTTATGAGGGTGGGGGGCTAAATATTGG CATTTATGGTCCTAATGGCGGCTTGGATTTAGAGAATGATGCAATCCATTCTCTTAAACCAAGTACGTGGCGTAACATTTTATTGGCAGGATACGAGATTGAAGAAAAGGGTGTGCAATTCAGAAATTCGTTGGTCAAATCAGTTGGTAATGGAAGATGCACCAGTTTTTGGGAAGACGTTTGGCTCGGGGGTAATAAGTTGCTTCTCTTCCCGAGGCTTTACCGATTGGAGCAGAACCAAGATGCTCGCGTAGCAGACAGAATACTTATGTACAACGATACATGGAATGCGAATTGGCAATGGCAAAGAAACCCATCCGGGCGCACATGTGGTGAGTTATCTAGCTTGTCCAATCTATTAAATTCCTTCAATTTTAATTGCGGTAATATAGACACTTGGATTTGGTCAATGTCGAGCAACGGAAAGTTCACTGTTAAAAGTTTAGCGTCGGCTTTGGATGAGGTGGTTTTATCGGGTAACAACAACTATGAAGAAACCATGCGAAATAATCTAATTCCAAAAAAATTAGAAATTTTTGTATGGCGTGTAACACAAAAGAGATTGCCCGTTAGAATTGAACTAGATAAACGAGGGATTCACCTTCATACCGTGAGGTGCCCGCTTTGCGATGACGACTTAGAGACGGTGGAACATTCATTACTCTTTTGTAACAATGCTATGGAAGTTTGGAATCGGGTGTATAGTTCGTGGGGTCTCGGAAATATGAATAACTTGAGTATAAACGAAATCCTTCGAGGCAAAGCTTCATCAGCTAGCATGTCATGTTTTGGATCAAAAGTTTGGCAAGCCGTGGAGTGGGTGGCCGCATATTTCATTTGGAAGAATCGTAATAATATGGTGTTTCGTGGCAACAAATGA